The Fusarium musae strain F31 chromosome 10, whole genome shotgun sequence DNA window GCTCTGGAGGATTCGGATGTTCGTCGAAAGCAGATGCGTGATATCTAAATCCACTGTGGACAGGTATTAGCTTTAGCTTTGTTTTCCCTATGCAGTCCTAGGTAAACAAtgatcttttaataaaatgtTATGGAATCTGTATTCTTTGTGCTTCGCTGGTTGCGGCCCGTCACTGCAACGCGTCATCTTCGTTTAAATGGCTTGCGAACTTGTATATGAATGCCATAAGCAATTGTTGCCGTACTTTAGGCGATGCATAACTGGGGAAGTACCTGAATTCCCGATGCATCCCTGATACGTAACCTGAATAGCTTGGTGCCATCATGAGCCGGATTTTCCGAGCCATCGTTGAGAAGCGATAGCTTGACAGGCCCTTGATTAGAGAGGCCTGTTGTCTTCAAGGTTCATCAAATAGTACCCAAGGTATTGTGCAAAATTATCTATTATTTCTGCAACATAACCGCTGTATTCTATTGCTCACGCGCTGGTCTTCTCACACGCATAAAGTCCCCAGTCTGATAAAGCAGAGAAGGGGTAATTGTCGCGATTTTCCAGAGACCGCCAACCTTGACAAATTGATGCTGCATGTGACTCCTCCCATCACTGGTCTCGTTGATCCTGGCAGCAGACGCATCCCTCGcgccctcatcatcgtcttgtAGTCGCCCATGACTCGCGAGTTGCTGCCACTCCACCACAATCTCATCGGCAGAGACCTTCTTGAAATATGGCTGCGCCAGGAGGTGCTGCGTCACTAAAGGCTTCAGGCCTAGGTGCTCTTCTGAAAGCCAAAGTGTCGCGAACTCGGCTGCCTTGTACTGCTTTATTCCCCACGCCGGCACGATCAACGTGTAGTCGACTGAAACTTCTGGTGCTAGAGCTGCAAGGAGTCGCTCCTCACTCTAGAGACGaagaaatataattagcATTAGTCTGTCTATTAGTTTGATCATGGGAAAGAGAATCCATATTCGTACCTTTCTGTCGTAACCATCCGCCCAGACCCTTGCTGTTTGAACCACAGCGATGTAGTCCTGGAAGCTCAGGTTATCCGGAATGTAAATTTCAAAGGTCATTTCCACGAAGCGGCTGTTCCGGTGATGTCTAGATATAATGGAGCTAGCAGCGTTCTGTTGATGGATGGTATCAGATggtatttaatatttatccACTAACAAGAGTTCTCGCATCCTTCATGTTTTGGCCGGGACTCCCGATGTGGAGTCGGTGCATGACGGTCCCCGGAAAACCCGCTCGGGAAGTCCACTCGGGAAATCCAACCGGCAAGTATTACCCGAATAAGTTCGCTAGTGTAATCTCGAAGCTGGTTCGTATAACATGTAACTTTAGGACAAGCAACAAATGACTTCAATTCATCTTGCTAATAATTAATCCCATTCTCGTCCTTGAGATGCTGCAGTCACCTTATACCCTTCGCACAGGCATTTATCCCGAGATCGACCCCGATCGACTCACGGGTTCGCTTACAGGCAAGAATGCCCTGATAACTGGTTCTGGCAGGGGTATTGGTCGGGAGATTGCCATCGCAATGGCGCGAGCGGGGGCCAACGTTTGCGTCACGGCACGAACAAGCAGCCAAGTCGAGGAAACAAAAGCTGAAATCGTCAGCTTAGGTCTCAATGGCAAGGTCGTAGGCATCGTTGCAGACGTACTCAAGCTGAAGGATCAAGAACGTCTTGTACGCGAATTCCGCGAACAGCTCGGCCCCGTCGACGTCTTGGTGTGCAATGCTGGCAGCAACATCTTTCAGCCCTTCCACTTGACGGATGCAACCGAGTGGTGGGATATCATGGAGCTGAATGTCCGGGCACCGGTTGAACTCACCCGACTTGTCATCCCCGAAATGCGCGAGAGGAACAAAGCTGTAATAATCTACACGTCATCACGAGCTGCAACGGCAGACCTCCCATGGACAACGGCATACAACTGCGCCAAAACGTCCATCACCAGATTTGCGGGTACTCTGCAGGTCGAGCTAGATCAGTTGcagaagatcgagaagggAGTGGATAACAACATAAGCGTCTTTAGCATTCACCCCGGCGAGATCGAGACCAAGCTACATGAGACGGGGTTCCCGGAAAAGACCAAACGAGAGGCCCCCTACGTTATGGAGCATATGGCAAAGATAGGCGCCAAGAGACCCCATTTTGAGCCTGAGTTACCAGCATGGACGTGTGTGTGGCTTAGCTCGGGGAAGGGTTCAGCTCTGAGGGGAAAGTTTGTGGATTGCACGCGTGATGTGGGCGAACAATCAAAGGACGCATTGGAGACTGCAAAGATATAATGGTAGAGCTTGTCCAACGTCAAGGCAATGGTTTATATACATCCTTTTCTGCCGTCTCAGTCCTatgctcttcttcagaaagAGGCAAACGCTATATATAAGGCGCGTGATATGAACAACAGCTGTCAGATCTAACAACTCGAGATAACACTCTCCCGAAAAAGAGACTTTCATTCTAATCCTTATTAGTCCCGAATGTTTTGACACGTACATACAGACCAAATGGTGTGTTTACTCCCCATCGACATCCAACCTTGGACACAACACTGGCGGAGATCGACCGTAGGTGGCGGTTTTATTTATCAACAGCATTCACAAAAGTACAACAAGTCACAGTAAAAGAGTTACCAGCAAGATCAGAGGTCATCCATGACCTGGTAGACAAAATATCAAAACTCCTAACGTGTCCGTGATAGCATCGGTCCAATAGTTTCCTTCCGTATCACTTCTGCATCGCCAAATCCTCATCCATTCCTTGCGTCAACCACGTTCCTCCATGTCAACAACAGTTCCATATCGGGATCCCAAGTCCACTCTCCTTACTTCTTCGCATTAGCCTTCTTAGCCTTCTTAGCCTTCTTAGCTGCCTTCTTGGCCGCCTTCTTAGCCGCCTTTCGCTCGGCCTTGGTAATTTCCTTGGTCTCAGTGGGAATTTCAATCGAGTCGTCGGTGGCGTCGTCGGTCTTCTGGCTATCGAACTCCTAGTTCTCATTAACCATGTTGGCAAAatcctgcttctccttctcaagcaGAGCGACCATCTTCTCGCGTTCATTCAAGAAAGCTTCAAAGCGATTGGCAGTGAGGTCGGAGATGAGAGTAATATTCTCAGCCTCGCGGAGGAGCTTGATCTGAGCGACAAACTTTTCATTACCTTTCTGGATGTTGGCAATGATGTACTCGTGACCTTCAATGAGGGCCTTGAGTCGCTCGTACTCAGCGTCGAGAGCACCATCGACGTCTTTCTCCTTGAGTTTGTTGTTTTCGTATTCCTCGTCAATCTTCTGCTCCACCTGCATCTTCCAGTCATGCATCATATGCTTCAGTGTCTGAACGTGCTGGTGAGTTGTCAGGAGGAACTGAAGGCGGAAGCGAGCTTGAAGCTCGATGTTCTGTTCCTTAACAGCATGGAGTTGTTCCTGCTCGGCAACCTGAGCTTGGACAAGTTGCAGGCGCTCGCGGACACGGCCAAGCTCGGCATCCTTGGCAGTAGCCTCAAGCTGAGCAGAGTGCCAGTTGTttttggcttcatcaaggtTAGTAGAGTAGTGCTCCTTGACGGACATCTCATACTCGACTTGAGCCTCGAGATCGCTGTTCTTCAATTCAAGGGACTGGATCTTGGTAGCCGCCTCGAGTTGAGCAGCGCGCGAGTTGTTGTTGACCTGATCAAGGTTCTTGGAGAGCTGTTCCTTGGATGACTTTTCGGACTCAACTTGAGCCTTGAGCTGGGTGTTC harbors:
- a CDS encoding hypothetical protein (EggNog:ENOG41); its protein translation is MLQSPYTLRTGIYPEIDPDRLTGSLTGKNALITGSGRGIGREIAIAMARAGANVCVTARTSSQVEETKAEIVSLGLNGKVVGIVADVLKLKDQERLVREFREQLGPVDVLVCNAGSNIFQPFHLTDATEWWDIMELNVRAPVELTRLVIPEMRERNKAVIIYTSSRAATADLPWTTAYNCAKTSITRFAGTLQVELDQLQKIEKGVDNNISVFSIHPGEIETKLHETGFPEKTKREAPYVMEHMAKIGAKRPHFEPELPAWTCVWLSSGKGSALRGKFVDCTRDVGEQSKDALETAKI
- a CDS encoding hypothetical protein (EggNog:ENOG41), giving the protein MPFLELTAPASATPESASTISSEDNKVVAPTTPAPASAETTNTPSPEVNVNNTDQDHELKEPKAFDQMITHLNAMRAKVQALELENTQLKAQVESEKSSKEQLSKNLDQVNNNSRAAQLEAATKIQSLELKNSDLEAQVEYEMSVKEHYSTNLDEAKNNWHSAQLEATAKDAELGRVRERLQLVQAQVAEQEQLHAVKEQNIELQARFRLQFLLTTHQHVQTLKHMMHDWKMQVEQKIDEEYENNKLKEKDVDGALDAEYERLKALIEGHEYIIANIQKGNEKFVAQIKLLREAENITLISDLTANRFEAFLNEREKMVALLEKEKQDFANMEFDSQKTDDATDDSIEIPTETKEITKAERKAAKKAAKKAAKKAKKAKKANAKK